A genomic window from Cupriavidus basilensis includes:
- a CDS encoding NUDIX domain-containing protein: MSEASQVTDAAAPVRKVTEVAVGVLVRPDGRFLLAQRPAGKPYEGYWEFPGGKLEPGESVEEALARELHEELGIEVGASVRWHVLEHDYPHAYVRLHFCKVTAWTGELVGREGQAFSWQSAPVDVGPLLPATIPVVDWLAAESGSA; the protein is encoded by the coding sequence ATGAGCGAGGCATCGCAGGTGACCGATGCGGCGGCGCCGGTGCGTAAGGTGACCGAGGTCGCCGTTGGCGTGCTGGTGCGGCCCGACGGGCGCTTCCTGCTGGCCCAGCGGCCGGCGGGCAAGCCCTATGAAGGCTACTGGGAGTTCCCGGGCGGCAAGCTGGAGCCGGGCGAATCGGTGGAAGAGGCGCTGGCGCGCGAGCTGCATGAGGAGCTCGGCATCGAGGTGGGCGCCAGCGTGCGCTGGCATGTGCTGGAGCATGATTACCCGCATGCCTATGTGCGCCTGCATTTCTGCAAGGTCACTGCGTGGACGGGCGAGCTGGTCGGCCGCGAGGGCCAGGCCTTCTCGTGGCAATCGGCGCCGGTGGATGTAGGCCCCTTGCTGCCCGCTACCATCCCCGTGGTGGACTGGCTGGCTGCCGAGAGCGGTAGCGCCTGA
- a CDS encoding DNA gyrase inhibitor YacG, which translates to MTTVVKCPTCGTDVAWVPESKFRPFCSNRCKQIDLGAWASEKYVIGGKPGEEPSPDEQDED; encoded by the coding sequence ATGACAACCGTAGTCAAATGCCCCACCTGCGGCACGGACGTGGCCTGGGTACCCGAGAGTAAATTCCGTCCCTTCTGCTCGAACCGCTGCAAGCAGATCGACCTGGGCGCGTGGGCGTCCGAAAAATACGTGATTGGCGGCAAACCCGGCGAGGAACCCTCGCCGGACGAGCAAGACGAGGACTAA
- the coaE gene encoding dephospho-CoA kinase (Dephospho-CoA kinase (CoaE) performs the final step in coenzyme A biosynthesis.), with amino-acid sequence MLQIGLTGGIGSGKTRVADLFAARGAALIDTDLLAHEITAPGGLAIPALLEAFGPACLRADGAMDRNAMRELVFSDPAAKARLEGITHPLIRQLTEARAAAIRAGGLHPYLIYVVPLLVESGSWRARVDRVLVVDCSEATQVARVMARNGFSQGQVEAIMARQARRSERLAAADDVVDNEGPPEALPAQVDRLDQMYRTLAGA; translated from the coding sequence ATGCTGCAAATCGGACTGACCGGAGGCATCGGCTCTGGCAAGACCCGCGTGGCGGACCTTTTTGCCGCGCGCGGCGCCGCCCTGATCGATACCGACCTGCTCGCGCACGAGATCACCGCGCCGGGCGGGCTGGCCATCCCTGCCCTGCTGGAAGCCTTTGGCCCCGCCTGCCTGCGCGCCGACGGCGCCATGGACCGCAATGCCATGCGCGAGCTGGTGTTCTCGGACCCGGCGGCCAAGGCCCGGCTGGAGGGCATCACCCACCCCCTGATCCGCCAGTTGACCGAGGCGCGCGCCGCCGCGATCCGCGCTGGCGGACTGCATCCTTACCTGATCTACGTGGTCCCGCTGCTGGTCGAGTCGGGCTCATGGCGTGCACGGGTGGACCGGGTGCTGGTGGTGGATTGCAGCGAGGCCACGCAAGTTGCACGGGTCATGGCGCGCAACGGTTTTTCCCAGGGCCAGGTCGAGGCCATCATGGCCAGGCAGGCCAGGCGCAGCGAACGCCTGGCCGCCGCAGATGATGTGGTCGACAACGAGGGCCCGCCGGAAGCCCTGCCCGCCCAGGTGGATCGCCTGGACCAGATGTACCGCACCCTGGCTGGCGCCTAG
- a CDS encoding ATP-binding protein, with amino-acid sequence MSDLAARLNSFLARLEQWLPPQLTDADWEQAVAFRWRKRQSLFGNIGYLQAIRQLPPIHLDDLKNIERQKDAIVANTRQFVQHLPANNVLLTGARGTGKSSLIKACLNAFVKDGLRLVEVDKDDLGDLGDIVEQLSGRPERFAIFCDDLSFEEGESGYKSLKSALDGSVAAQSDNVLIYATSNRRHLLPEYMKDNETYRHTDDGEIHPGEVVEEKISLSERFGLWLSFYPPKQDEYLAIVGHWLGHFGCSAEDIAAARGDALVWALERGSRSGRVAWQFARDWGGKHGKPYMASAQDGQA; translated from the coding sequence ATGTCAGACCTTGCTGCCCGCCTCAATAGTTTCCTCGCCCGCCTTGAACAATGGCTTCCGCCCCAGCTGACCGACGCTGACTGGGAGCAGGCCGTCGCCTTCCGCTGGCGCAAGCGGCAGAGCCTGTTCGGCAACATCGGCTACCTGCAGGCGATCCGCCAGCTGCCGCCGATCCATCTCGACGACCTGAAGAACATCGAGCGGCAGAAGGATGCCATCGTGGCCAATACGCGCCAGTTCGTGCAGCACTTGCCGGCCAACAACGTGTTGCTGACGGGCGCGCGCGGCACCGGCAAGTCCTCGCTGATCAAGGCCTGCCTCAATGCCTTCGTCAAGGACGGCCTGCGCCTGGTGGAAGTGGACAAGGATGACCTGGGCGACCTCGGCGATATCGTCGAGCAGTTGTCGGGGCGTCCCGAGCGTTTTGCCATTTTCTGCGACGACCTGTCGTTCGAAGAAGGCGAGTCGGGCTACAAGTCGCTGAAGTCGGCGCTGGACGGCTCGGTGGCCGCGCAGTCGGACAATGTGCTGATCTACGCCACCTCCAACCGCCGCCATCTGCTGCCCGAGTACATGAAGGACAACGAGACCTACCGGCACACCGACGATGGCGAGATCCATCCCGGCGAAGTGGTGGAGGAAAAGATCTCGCTGTCCGAGCGCTTCGGGCTGTGGCTGTCGTTCTACCCGCCCAAGCAGGACGAGTACCTGGCCATCGTCGGCCACTGGCTCGGGCACTTTGGCTGCAGCGCCGAAGACATCGCCGCCGCGCGTGGCGATGCGCTGGTGTGGGCGCTGGAGCGCGGCTCGCGCTCGGGGCGGGTGGCCTGGCAGTTCGCCCGAGATTGGGGCGGCAAGCATGGCAAGCCTTACATGGCCTCGGCGCAGGACGGCCAGGCATGA
- the argJ gene encoding bifunctional glutamate N-acetyltransferase/amino-acid acetyltransferase ArgJ, with product MAVNLPLPLAENLKPVAGVELGWAEAGVRKANRKDVLVVRVAQGSTVAGVFTRNRFCAAPVQVCREHLAAGKGIRAIVVNTGNANAGTGEPGLANARATCDALAAQLGIAPEQVLPFSTGVILEPLPVDRITAALPAAIANAKPDNWLAAAESIMTTDTQPKAASRTVQIGGKTVTLSGISKGAGMIRPNMATMLGFVATDATVSQDVLQALVSYAADHSFNSITIDGDTSTNDSFVLIASGKAGAPAIERAEGADFEALRAALTDLSQELAQMIVRDGEGATKLMTIQVEGGKDVAECRLIAYAVAHSPLVKTAFYASDPNLGRILAAVGYAGVDDLDVERVNLWLDDVLVARDGGRNPEYREEDGQRVMKQAEITVRIALGRGDAAATVWTCDLSHDYVSINADYRS from the coding sequence ATGGCCGTCAACCTGCCCCTGCCGCTGGCAGAAAACCTGAAACCTGTCGCCGGAGTCGAGCTCGGCTGGGCCGAAGCGGGTGTCCGCAAGGCCAACCGCAAGGACGTGCTGGTGGTGCGCGTTGCCCAAGGCAGCACCGTGGCGGGCGTGTTCACCCGCAACCGCTTCTGCGCCGCACCGGTGCAGGTCTGCCGCGAACACCTGGCCGCCGGCAAGGGCATCCGCGCGATCGTGGTCAACACCGGCAATGCCAATGCCGGCACCGGCGAGCCGGGCCTGGCCAATGCGCGCGCCACCTGCGATGCGCTGGCCGCGCAGCTCGGCATTGCACCCGAGCAAGTGCTACCGTTCTCGACCGGCGTGATTCTCGAGCCGCTGCCGGTGGACCGCATCACCGCCGCGTTGCCCGCCGCCATCGCCAATGCCAAGCCCGACAACTGGCTGGCCGCGGCGGAGTCGATCATGACCACCGACACCCAGCCCAAGGCCGCCTCGCGCACCGTGCAGATCGGCGGCAAGACCGTGACGCTGTCCGGCATCAGCAAGGGTGCGGGCATGATCCGTCCCAATATGGCCACCATGCTCGGCTTCGTCGCCACCGATGCCACCGTGTCGCAGGATGTGCTGCAGGCGCTGGTGTCGTACGCGGCGGATCACTCCTTCAACAGCATCACCATCGATGGCGACACGTCGACCAATGACTCCTTCGTGCTGATCGCTAGCGGCAAGGCCGGCGCGCCGGCCATCGAGCGTGCCGAGGGTGCGGATTTCGAGGCCCTGCGTGCCGCGCTGACCGACCTGTCGCAGGAACTGGCGCAGATGATCGTGCGCGATGGCGAAGGTGCCACCAAGCTGATGACCATCCAGGTCGAGGGCGGCAAGGACGTGGCCGAATGCCGCCTGATCGCCTACGCGGTGGCGCATTCGCCGCTGGTCAAGACCGCCTTCTACGCCTCGGACCCCAACCTGGGCCGCATCCTGGCCGCGGTGGGCTATGCCGGCGTGGACGATCTCGACGTGGAGCGTGTCAATTTGTGGCTGGACGATGTCCTGGTCGCGCGCGACGGTGGCCGCAACCCCGAGTATCGTGAGGAAGACGGCCAGCGTGTGATGAAGCAGGCCGAAATCACCGTGCGCATCGCGCTGGGCCGTGGCGATGCCGCCGCCACGGTCTGGACCTGCGACCTGTCGCACGACTACGTTTCGATCAACGCGGACTATCGTTCGTAA
- the zapD gene encoding cell division protein ZapD, with protein MILYEYPFNERIRTLLRLEDLFDRLDYFLGQDHALQHHVALTTLFEIIDVAGRADLKTDLLKELERQRQALAALRANPQIDQGALDGVISEIEQAMAQLNQTVGKAGQLLTDNEWLTSIRSRAIIPGGTCEFDLPAYYAWQHRPVEDRRADILKWVRPLVPLRLGTNTVLRLLRESGQSGKVIATGGSYQQMLSGRSYQLMQVLLDESLLAFIPEMSANKYMLWVRFTQQDGDLRPRSVDADIPFLLKLCNF; from the coding sequence TTGATTCTGTACGAATATCCTTTTAACGAACGCATCAGGACTCTCCTGCGCCTGGAAGACCTGTTCGATCGGCTGGATTATTTTCTCGGCCAGGATCACGCCCTGCAGCATCACGTGGCGTTGACAACGCTGTTCGAGATCATCGACGTCGCCGGCCGCGCGGACCTGAAGACCGACCTGCTCAAGGAACTGGAACGCCAGCGCCAGGCGCTTGCCGCGCTGCGCGCCAATCCGCAGATCGACCAGGGCGCGCTGGATGGCGTCATCAGCGAGATCGAGCAGGCCATGGCCCAGCTCAACCAGACGGTTGGCAAGGCCGGCCAGTTGCTGACCGATAACGAGTGGCTGACCAGCATCCGCAGCCGCGCCATCATCCCGGGCGGCACCTGCGAGTTCGACCTGCCGGCCTACTACGCCTGGCAGCACCGCCCCGTCGAAGACCGCCGCGCGGACATCCTCAAGTGGGTGCGCCCGCTGGTGCCGCTGCGCCTTGGCACCAACACCGTGTTGCGCCTGCTGCGCGAGTCCGGCCAGAGCGGCAAGGTCATCGCCACCGGCGGCAGTTACCAGCAGATGCTGTCCGGTCGCAGCTACCAGCTGATGCAGGTGCTGCTGGATGAATCGCTGCTGGCCTTCATCCCCGAGATGAGCGCCAACAAGTACATGCTGTGGGTCCGTTTCACGCAGCAGGATGGCGATCTGCGTCCCCGTTCGGTCGACGCCGACATCCCCTTCCTGCTCAAGCTCTGCAATTTCTGA